AGTCAGTATCTGAAGATGTTTCTTCAGGAAAAAGCAAGCAAACGCCTGCTAATTTTTTCAAGGAAGAACATAAGCCTTTCCTTATTGTAGCTTCAGATCTTGTGCCAACTTTAGAAGCAAAATGGGGCCTCAAGCTTGTCGTTAGGAAAAGGCTGTCAGGTTCTGATCTTGAGAACTGCAGGTATATATTTAAAAGGGAACCTACATATGAAGAATGCTTATAATTATATGACTTAGATCCAGGATGACCATCGTTTTCTTTCCATCAAGAACTAGCCTCTTGACTTACACTCTCTGTGTGCCAAttggcttcttcttctttacatttaatttatttattttctatttatttttaggGAATTGAAAGATTGATAAAGTGAAGTGAGTGGCTTGTCTcacagaaaaagaaagagctgGATTGGCTTTATCCTTAGGATATGAATATTATTCAAGCATTTCTTTGGAGTGTTTCTTCTCATATAAACTTGTGTAatcaatttattaatttttcaaTTTCGTGAGATTAGTAGTTTACCATTTCAGTCTCATTATTGAAGTACTTTTCTCTCAGCATATCAAATACCATATTGGTTTTGAGGGATACTAGACATTTATCGAAAACCTAGCTTTTGGCTTATTGTATAAGATGGAGGTACTATCTGCCAAGGTACTATGCACTAAGTATTGCTTCTTTTGCTTCAGGTATATCCATCCAGTATTCAATAGGGAATGTTCAGTTGTGATTGGAGGAGATTATATCACAACAGAGTCGGGAACTGGACTGGTCCATACGGCTCCTGGTCATGGTCAGGAAGATTATGTTACTGGCCTTAAGTATGGACTGCCCATCCTTTCTCCCGTAGATGATGGTGGAAAGTTCACAGAAGAAGCTGGAAAATTTTGTGGGCTTGATGTACTTGGCGACGGTAATGTCGCTGTTGTGAAATACTTAGATGAGCATTTGTCACTTATCATGGAAGAATCCTACAGTAAGTTGTTTTTCGCACCCTTGAATGGATATTTAGGGATGTTATCTTTACAGGGTTATGGTGACAAACATCTACCTTCTCTTATGCAGAACATAAGTATCCATATGATTGGAGAACAAAAAAGCCCACTATTTTTAGGGCGACTGAGCAATGGTTTGCATCAGTCGAAGGCTTTCGTGAGGCTGTTATGGATGCAATTGGCAATGTAAACTGGATTCCAGCTAAGGTATTGGTTCTAGACTGTATTAAAGATCTGTTTTGCTCGGCTAATATGCCTGCAAGACCTGCATTATGTTTCTTCACACCATGATTTTGCTGAACAGTATGTGATTTTGTTCGACTCCTTTCGGAGCTGTTTTTGGTATTCCACAATGCTTTCATAATATAGCAGAACtgtgattttcaatttttggtgGTTGCATTATCTTAGAATATGTAAAAATGATAAATGCTCCTGctattttgaattatatagaTAAATATTCCTAGTAGCTTTTGAAAACAGTAAAATGATCGGTTCTAGAATTCCTGATCAGATATATCGCCATACTTGAGAATAGTTTGCATGACCATTCTTCTTCTCAGGCAGAAAACAGAATCTCTGCAATGACTTCTAGCCGCTCTGATTGGTGTATATCGCGGCAGAGGACCTGGGGTGTTCCAATTCCAGTCTTTTATCATCTCCAGTCAAAGGAACCTCTAATGAATGAAGAGACTATTGAGCATATCAAGTGTAAGAACGTTTAGATATACACGTCTTCCTATCTctgcttgtttttttttccaaaaaagcACTGTGTCTAATATTCTCTTGAATCAATGTTTTACCCTGTATATGCGAAGTtacttttctttatttctgCTACTATCCATTTCTTATACACATGTATAGTCTGTATGTGCACTTTTATTCACATATGGTTCATAAAGGAAAATATATGGCTAGGTCAATTTTTAGGTATCCTTGTATGCAAGGACTGCATAAATGAGATCATACTCTTTGATGTTGATGTATTCAATTCTGATGCTTTCACTAATCTTTCTGCAGCTATAATTTCAGTAAAGGGTAGTGATGCATGGTGGTACATGAAAGTAGAGGATCTTCTCCCTAGTAAATATCGTGATAAAGCATCTGAATATGAAAAGGGAACTGATACAATGGATGTATGGTTCGACTCAGGTACGATAGTTGCCAAAGTTGTTTAAGTTTGCTAAAGTATAAGTCATCTCATATTATTGTAGCTTGATAGTAACATGGCTCATTCATTATTAATGGATATAGTTTACCATAGCAAGAAGTCTTCAATCTTTATTTCTTATGACTGAATATTTACCAATTTGATGAGCCATGATTCATTGTTTTCTAATATCTGTCAAATATAATGGTGGTGAATTGATCAATCCATTGTATAATTGCCTTGGAATTCAACACACAATTGACTAATATCTTTTTACATGCCATATTATTGCTGAGTGATTTTGCATTTTTCTTTGACACTTTTTTATAACTGCATCCGGCTTTTCTGTTTAGTTACTGCTAATAGATTCCACAGTCACAGCTGTATGGTTTTTCATGGTTCTAAATGGTTACCTTCATTTCAGGCTCTTCTTGGGCTGCAGTTTTAGGGAAAAGAGATAGCCTTAATCTCCCTGCGGACTTGTACCTTGAAGGTATGGATCAGCATCGGGGGTGGTTCCAGAGTTCTTTATTAACGAGTGTTGCTACAAAAGGTAAACCTGTACATGTATCATGTTCTTATCTATTATCTGGTATGCCATGCAATATTTTTTGAACCGCTTTTGTAGTTCACCAAACAAAAAGTTGTTCTTTTCACAGATTGAGATTTGCATGTGTGTTAGCTTTAGGAAGAAGTACATATGCCCCTATGTACCACCTTTTTGATGGAGACGGATGACGGTTTATGGCATGGCAATACCCCTTTTTACTAccacatatatataggagaatcTGTGGTCTACTATGAAACTTACTTATCTGCCTGAAGTGGTTTGTTATACCATCTTATGTTGAATACATGAAGCTGTCAATTGATACCCTTATTTCTATTTTGGTTCTTATTCCTTTGATCTGTTCAAGTGACAGAGAGAAGGATCACATATGTTGATGGAattctcttctttctcctccatgatatatataagaaaaacatgGTCAAAGACTGTTGATCCATCCACTTCCTTATTTTTATCTCTATACCAGTATACCCACACACCATCTCATCTGAACTCTGAAGTTCCAGTAGCAGTTACTAAGACAGACACTGCCAAATCTAAATCTCTTTATTTCCTCACTTCAACTCTGCATACAATACTTGTTTATTGACTACATGCCCGGCCACTTTTCTTTGATACAGGAAAAGCTCCATATTCCAGTGTCATAACGCATGGATTTGTATTGGATGAGAAGGGTTTTAAGATGAGCAAATCTCAGGGTAACGTTGTAGACCCAAGAACTGTGATAGAAGGAGGGAAGAACCAAAAGGTAAATCATTCTTGTAGATAATAAAGTGAAGCTAAACTACTATTTACTACATTAACCAGATTCCAATAACACCTGGATACTGAAAAGTCTTCTTTCTCTGTTCTCAGGACGGCTATGGAGCTGATGTTCTGCGTCTCTGGGTTTCCAGCATAGATTATACAGGTGATGTAATGATAGGTGCTCAAGTTCTCCGTCAAATGTCAGATATATATAGGAAGCTACGAGGAACATTGAGATACCTTTTGGGGAATCTGCATGATTGGCATGTATGTTTGACATTCACAATGAGTACTTGTTAAACCAATGGGTtttgtttactattttaaAGCTTCCCATCTACACTGCCAGGATAAAGCTATCTCATACAAACATTATGACTATACCATCTTGCATTATGTCTCACTTTGTTGTTTTACGTATAAACTACTACATCTTGTTGGCAGGCTGATAATGCTATACCATACCATAATCTTCCCATGATTGATCAGCATGCACTGTTTCAACTTGAAAATTTTGTAAACAACAGCAAAGAGTGTTACGAAAACTATCAGTTCTTCAAGATATTTCAGGTACAAATCTATCtgacattttttattttcctttttttattatatataatatttgaactttttattttatttttatgctGAATTGATGGTCAACATTGAATAGTTTTCTTTGATAAGGAGTAGAACACGAACTCGATTTTTGTGGAATTGAAATTtattcatacaattcacaaagATTAGATATCCTAGCCAATGTTAAATAACTGTTTTGATTCACCTTTGGGGTTTGATTATGCTacattatattgtatttaGTTCATGATAAATGTGGCGTCGATGCCAATCCATAGAGCCATTACAACAGATAGCTATTGAAGTTTATGTATTTGGTCTTTAAACAAAATATATTCAGTAACGGAGCATAACTGTGATGGGGGTTGATCCCtttgaaagaaagagagagagcagaGTAAACAAGTTTGATCAGTCCTAGCTCAGATATCAACCAAAGGCATTGAAAAATCTTAAACAAATTGTGACAGTTGCTAATGGGTAATTCTCAGTGGCTGTTGCTAGTAAAGCCTGTTCTTGTGTCCAGTTAGTCTTAATTTAGCTGGAATTTTCACATTCAACTACCTGATTagctttgttcttcttttcagatcatacaGCGGTTTGTCATAGTTGACCTTTCAAATTTCTACTTTGATATTGCCAAAGATCGCTTATACGTTGGGTAAATTTGTTTCCTGCTCTAACTAGAAGTTTCTAATTTAGGGCATGATTCCTGTGCCcttatatttgttattttcagGACTCTTTGGATTCAAGTTCACATTTTCTGTACAGTTACTTATCTCATGCAATGCTATATTACATTTGCCAAAATACATTTGGTGCTCAGAATTGTTAACAATATAGCTGATTAGCTACTTGTGAATCATTGCTCGTATATAGATACAGGATCATTTTCATTGTTAAAAGTTTTCCAATCACTGACTCAAACCCATTGCTAAACCTCACTCTGTCCATCCTTTTACCCTTGGAGATCGAAAATGTGTTTATTAAGTTTGCATGCATATTCTTTGTTTTGAGATGAGCTATAAAAGAGTTCCGGGAAGATAAATTCCTGAATTACTGAGCTTCTCATGTAAATTATTCATTGCCCATCTTTTAACAAATACCGCCTGAACTTAAATGCCATATCATACATTGAGGAATTGACTGTTTACTGTCGAGAATTTGTGGTCATACTTTTGCAATATGGTGAAACTTTAAATTATATGGGGATTTGCTtcagaaaaaagaaatcacGTTTTACAATGACTATAAAGGCTGGATGAGATGCTCAGTGTACATGATTCCCTCCACAATTGTTCTTAATTGCTCATCAGATTTAATCTCTTAACATAAAGTGTTGGTTTGTGATCTTATAATTACTCTCACAAGAGTGATTGAGCATTTATCTTTTTCAGGGGCACAACAAGTTTTACGAGGAGAAGTTGTCAGACAGTTCTTGCAGAACTTCTCCTGTCTATTGTGAGAGTGATTGCTCCAATATTGCCTCATTTGGCTGAGGATGTATGGCAAAATCTTCCATTCCAGTACACTGACAAAAAAGGCTCTGTTGCTGAGTTTGTTTTTGAATCAAGATGGCCAGCTTCAAATGAAACATGGCTTTCTCTTTCTGAAGACGAAACTGGTTTCTGGACTAAAATTCTTGAGGTGATAGTCATTACATCTAAGAGTTTCCCTTTAGTGGAAAGTGATTTCTGCTGTTCAAAATTTAAATGCATGCCcttgttatattgtacatgGTACTGTGAGGGGAATCTCATGGAAATCTGAACTACAAAACGTATAATATATCAGTTTGTTGCTGAAAGCAAAATTGATCTTATAAACTTTATGCTCTTGCATCTCACTGCCATTCTTTTTCACACTCTAGTCCTAAATCGTAGTGCAAATTCAGATAATTGGGACAGCCTGTTTCATTAGGTTTCTCCACGTGCAAATGTTTGTTAGCTTTAGGTGTACTACAGCAGAATAGAAATTGAACTGCAGCTTTCATAGGTTAGAGAATCTGTAGCCTGAACTAAATTGAAACGTTGGTGTGACTTCGGGATCATTTTGTTATTTCCTTTAGTGGCAAAATTTTATTGTAtcacacacgcacacacacacGCACTTATGAGACCATGCAAATAAATTTGATTCTCTTTTGCTAGGAGTTGTAATTAATGTTGGAAATGAAGGCCTCTTGAGATATTGAAAAACAAATGTCAGACTCATGTCTCAAAGTATTTTACTTGTTTCTAATATATACTTGCTTTTGGGCAGCTGAGAACTGAGGTGAATAAAGTGCTGGAGGTCGCTCGTTCAACAAAGTTAATTGGCTCTAGCTTAGATGCCAAGGTCTACCTCCATACATCTGATTCTGGTCTAGCCTCAAGATTGGTTGAAATGTCTGCAGCCAGCAATGATGCAGACACACTGAATCGGATATTCATAACTTCCCAGGTAAGTTCATATTCATCATCAGTTAGTACGTAGCCAGTCCTATGAGTATCTGAATTTAAGGCCAAAAATGGATTGCTTTATCCCCTTGTGGTCAAGCAAATAATCATATATTTCCTCTATCAGATGTTTTATTAATCTATATAGTAAATTTTAGGTTCCATTTATGCTGTTTCCATCCTTGTCTTAACTTTTTTAACTGGTGAAAAAGGAGACATGGGCAGGTTGATTTTTCTGATGGTGAATGGGATTAGCTGGAGTTTCTCTATTTAGTATTTCAAAAACCTTTCCTTTTGCATTTGTAATTTTTGGCATTTTACCTCACGGATTGTGACTGGATATCTCAGGATTTCTTTTTGGAAGGATTCATCTCAGGATTTAGATAGTCAAGCATTTATCTCAGGATATAGATAGTCAAAGTTTGACATGGCTTGTATAAAATTTGCTTACGCAATTGttacaaaaaatttaaatgtCAATCATCCTGTTAGAGAAGGAATAAAGGGTTTGGGCAGTATATATATTGACGCTATTTTCATCGGTTTTCAATTGCAGGCAGAGGTTCTTCCATCATTAGAAGATGACTGGATTGCTAACATACCATATAAAGGAGAATGTCAAGTTGATGAAAGCATTAAAGTTTGGATTGGCGTGTCTCGCGCTGAAGGCCTAAAGTGCGAAAGATGCTGGAACTATTCACCTCAGGTTGGTTCCTTTCCGGACCACAGCACCCTTTGCAGCCGCTGCTATAATGCAGTTGATATTCAACAAGCTGCAGCT
This is a stretch of genomic DNA from Argentina anserina chromosome 4, drPotAnse1.1, whole genome shotgun sequence. It encodes these proteins:
- the LOC126792923 gene encoding isoleucine--tRNA ligase, chloroplastic/mitochondrial gives rise to the protein MNFKSLATSSSREAATMAMIQTTPYKVLSARTRYTFRSTSSVGLFNMTRYSTHSGEDFASSSKRRSRGPVMAAKKAAQGGKQQEDGKYKHTVDLPKTSFGMRANSSTREPELQKMWEDNQVFKRVVSKNTGESFILHDGPPYANGDLHIGHALNKILKDMINRYKLLQNFKVHYVPGWDCHGLPIELKVLQSLDQAARKDLTPIKLRAKAAKFAKQTVKNQMESFKRYGVWADWSNPYLTLDPEYEAAQIEVFGQMVLQGFIYRGRKPVHWSPSSRTALAEAELEYPEGHVSRSIYAAFKIVSAPATSGGFLSEYRDVCLTIWTTTPWTIPANAAVAVNPKLIYAIVEVQSVSEDVSSGKSKQTPANFFKEEHKPFLIVASDLVPTLEAKWGLKLVVRKRLSGSDLENCRYIHPVFNRECSVVIGGDYITTESGTGLVHTAPGHGQEDYVTGLKYGLPILSPVDDGGKFTEEAGKFCGLDVLGDGNVAVVKYLDEHLSLIMEESYKHKYPYDWRTKKPTIFRATEQWFASVEGFREAVMDAIGNVNWIPAKAENRISAMTSSRSDWCISRQRTWGVPIPVFYHLQSKEPLMNEETIEHIKSIISVKGSDAWWYMKVEDLLPSKYRDKASEYEKGTDTMDVWFDSGSSWAAVLGKRDSLNLPADLYLEGMDQHRGWFQSSLLTSVATKGKAPYSSVITHGFVLDEKGFKMSKSQGNVVDPRTVIEGGKNQKDGYGADVLRLWVSSIDYTGDVMIGAQVLRQMSDIYRKLRGTLRYLLGNLHDWHADNAIPYHNLPMIDQHALFQLENFVNNSKECYENYQFFKIFQIIQRFVIVDLSNFYFDIAKDRLYVGGTTSFTRRSCQTVLAELLLSIVRVIAPILPHLAEDVWQNLPFQYTDKKGSVAEFVFESRWPASNETWLSLSEDETGFWTKILELRTEVNKVLEVARSTKLIGSSLDAKVYLHTSDSGLASRLVEMSAASNDADTLNRIFITSQAEVLPSLEDDWIANIPYKGECQVDESIKVWIGVSRAEGLKCERCWNYSPQVGSFPDHSTLCSRCYNAVDIQQAAAEAVVA